The Erigeron canadensis isolate Cc75 chromosome 1, C_canadensis_v1, whole genome shotgun sequence genome segment TCAAATTTCTTGAGAAGTACCTACTCGCTGGATCGTTCAAAAGCCATAAAGTTAACCAGTGGCACGACTAAAATGCCCCGACTCTTGATAGTTTCAAGGAAAAGATCAAGAAGTTTTACAAATGTGAAAGATATGGTTGGTGTAGCAAGAGATATAGGATTTGAGGTGATTGTGACCGAGATGAATTCGAACTTGACTCAAACATCGAAGCTCGTAAACTCATGTGATGTGATGATAGGAGTTCATGGTGCAGGGTTAACAAACATGGTTTTCTTGCCTGAAAATGGTGTGTTTATACAAGTGGTTCCATTGGGAAAGATGGAATGGATGGCAAACACTTTTTATGGAGAGCCTTCAAAGGGAATGGGATTGAAGTACTTGGAATATAAGATTAATGAAGAGGAAAGCAGTTTAATAAAACAATATCCATCTAATCATCAAGTCTTCATGGATCCATATTCAATTCAAAAGAAAGGTTGGGAAGCTTATAGATCAATATATATGGATAAACAAAATGTAAAGCTTGATGTTTCTAGGTTTCTAGAGACATTGTTCAAAGCCCTTGAACTACTTCAATAGTAAAACCACCTTGTGTAATGGTAACATTCaatctttgttttgttttagcAACAAATTATAATCATACACTTTTTGTCACTTAATAAggaaaaattcatttttttaatgtcctttttcacatgtttaaaaattaataagaaaTAATTCTTTTTTCTGTTGTCCTTTTTTCACAtgtttataaatatgaaaaaattttgattggttctctttcttcattcttgcttatttttgaaatataaattgCACTAAGGGATTTTCTATTATGTGCCCCTAGGCACATGAtagaaattaattaatcatcattgtttttcttatataaaacattgaattttattaaaattttgcgaaaaagaataaatttttaaagaaagaagaagcatttggattttattaaaatttaattttgaagttatttatcttttcgtttgtaatttaattttcaGCTTTTCATCTATAAAGaaacaattaaaatatgattattGAGATATTATTGGCCTAGCTTTTAATCTTGTTATAAGTAACTGGAAAAAAATACTATAATTCGCCTATGTACATTCATTTAATAGTGTGCATGAATATTAGTTAAATAACAAAAGGGTAAATTAAAAACTAGAATGAAAAAaagatattaataatattaattgtgttttatataAGGCAAACAATGATGATCATTTAATTTCTATCATGCGTATAGAGGGCATATAATAGAAAATCCCAATTAAAAATATCTTATGGTGTatcaaaaacatgttttttgttttcagaTTTCTCATCGTGACTTACAAAAATATCTTATGTTggaaaatcatataaatattttttctcattttttgtAAATTAGAAGGGACGAAATGAAAATAAACTAATTCATATTGGCTTGCAGGAACAAAAAGCATAACAAACTTTATAGTAGACTGTATTAGACAAAAGGAAGAAAAATTGAGTGGgaaaaatttgtaaaagtttAATATGTAGAAATCGATTAATATGTACGTAAAGTTATTAACGAATGAGATAGTTTATCTTAACACAAAATTGGGTGTAGTTTTTGTTACAACATGTGGGAATCGGATgataaaaaaacacaatattgGTTAGATCAAGAAAAGTAAACTGCTAGAATATTGAGATATAAATGTACATAAATaatgtttaaagaaaaaaaaggtaaactaaaAATTCTAAATAAAGAAAAGGTAAACTAAAatttagaataataaaaaaagatattaataatattaattgtgttttatataAGGAAAACAatgatgattaattaatttatatcatgTGCCTAGGGGCACATAATATAAAATCCCTAATAAtattaattgtgttttatataAGGAAAACAATGATGATCATTTCATTTCTATCATGTGCCTAGAGGGcctataataaaatattctattagttaaataaagaaatggtaaattaaaaattagaatgaaaaaaaagatattaataatattaattgtgttttatataAGGAAAACAATGATCTCCTTTAATTTCTATCATGTGTCTAGGGACACATAATAGAAAATCATTTGGAATAAATATACTCAGTTAAACATTGACTGTTTTGTTAAGCggttctttttctttatttccgCTTATTTTTGACATACAAAATTGGGATGAATATACTTGGTCAAACATAGTTAATGTGACTTGCGTCGGCAACCAAGTCGTCTCAACGAAACTTGGTCTCCAACatataaatttgataaaaatgtaaataaaaagtcCTCTAACTTATAGaaataagagttttttttaaaattaatataatggaaaattttatttatcatactagtatacttttaaaaatatttatcaaattagtataattttaaaaatatttaatattataggttaaatttattttaatattatgcttattaaatataaaaataaataaaagtgtgtaaaaatttttgcacacttttatttctaaatatttttacacaaataaaagcgtgaatttttttagtttgttcacactaactaaaagtgtaGACAAATGCAACATTGTTTGTAGTGTTGATTAAAAGATAATCAAGTTTACTTTCATGTAAATCCTATTTATTTATTGAGATAATGACCTATGGATGTAGTaaactatgacaaaatatctatgttatgtattgatctaatcggaagtctatgttatgtaatgaacttatCAAAACTGTCTAAGAGATGCATGTTACAGGCTAAAGCCGGTCATCAAAtattttccctttattttttaatcttaataattaatttatttatttaacatatataaataaatataagttatggaaacatatatgtatataagttctgtaattatataaaaactgtaAACACCTTCATATCTTCTGGTCGCCGCCTACCTCCCCATTTTTCCGATCAACCCTAACACAATCATAtaccaaaaaatcaaagatctcaaaaattaaaatcgcatTTGAAGATTACGATCCCTTATAAGGTTAAGAACCTGAAACCAATCACTACATATATTctcaaacatatacacattGACACACACAAATCTAAGGGTACATATATACAACCCACACAAACATACAGTGAGATACTTGGGAACGTATTCTTACATGACTTCTTGAAGCATAACTTATAATTGAAATGAGAAAGAATAACTAATTGCTAGATTTTAGTTAaagcaacaaaacaacaaacttaGAAAAACGCATTACAAGCCTAAAGCTGAAAAGATCAAATCCCTTTgacctcaaaattcatcatttctcttttcgggatattaataaataataaaatagaaacaAGGAAATACTAGTTCTCAAATACTCGGGAGGAGTtggaaacaataaataacattcatcacttagacagttttggtaagtttattacataacatagacccctgattagatcaatacataacatagacattttgtcatagttcactacattcacaggtcattatccctttggatggtaaccggctacctgtagattacccggtaacatgcatcacttagacagttttggtaagttcgttacataacatagacctctgattaaatcaatacataacatagatattttgtcATAATTCACTACATCCACAGGTCATTTTcccttatttattttatgcacatatcttttattttataggaattatatataattctgcTTGACTATATTAAAAGACATAACTTATATTACAAAGAGAGggtcgttttaaaaaaaacatttgttaATGTACGGTTTAACTTTTGGATGGTTCTCTTTTGAGCCATAAAATATACACCTATGTATACGTTTGGCTGAAAAGAGAACCATCCAAAAGTTAAGAGCCATGCTAGAATGACAAAcatgttgtaaataattatgattcgtattgtaaaaataatgaatatatgataataataatgtgtaccTGACGATCTAGAGAACCTTGTAAGAGCAATAATGTTTGCCATTGatgtcgggttcccaaaacaagatgattgtTCTTAGATGGGGATTATAATTTGGGAGAACACATACACAAGACTATGTGAAAGATTAGAAGATTAAAATGTAACTCATGAGTTCTATTTATAATAAGAGAACTTAGAGTTTTAAATGTAACCCATGAGTCTCTATTTATAATAAGAGAACTTAGAGTTTTAACCCCGATATTTATTGTGTGCTACATTAGTCCCTGaagttccaatcatctaatgggaaaccctataatatgtttttaagagtaaatacgcccatcgtatatttactagatatagggatttcagttatcgtcaattatcatatcacgaatgataaacgatcagtgacaGTCACATTTAATGTGGTTCCaacaaaacaaattacaaactaaTTGTTACAAACATAGGTAGCATGTGAGATGGTTAAATTAAACAAGAGATAGAAAGAATAGGGAGAACACGTAGAGGTAGTTTAATTGGTGGAAGTTaagtttgtaaaaatttgtttgtaaacCTAGAATtactcatttttttattataaatgttCGTTTCACAAACGACATTCCAACCAAATAATGTTAACACTAATAAGAATATACGTATGCATAGGTGAATCATGAATGACTTACATCAAAAAAATGTTAATCGCTAATAAGAATATGCGTATGCCTAGATGTATTTGTTGTTACAAATGTTCGTTTCACAAATGACATTCAACCAACTTATTAGACTCGAGCGCCCTCTATAGTTACGAATTTGTATGGCGAAAAAAATTGCGATTggggattttttttaattctttaatttaataaataactaaatataatattattaaattagatattaacctataatgataaatatttttgaaattatactaattttggtaaataagtttGCCCACCATActaatttgagaaaaaaaacttaacataattttaaaactatactGATTTGGTAAACATTTTTGAAAGTATACTAGTttggtaaataaaattttccaCTACACTAGTTTTGGAAAAAACTCTAGaactaattatatttaataaggaATAATTTATAATGACAGAAACTATTACACCAAAAGGTGAGCACCGAAGTCAGCTACTAGATTATATTGAAAACGTGGGTAGCAATAGTTAACAAACGAATCCTCGTGATTCTTTCTGGTAGGCAACTAAAGTtgtattgtatatattgttatatgAAGTATGCCATATATGTTATAACTTACATCACAATGTTTATATAGAAGGATCAAAAAATGAAAGTGCACGCTATATTTGCTCGTAGCTTTAATCAACAAGACCAGAGAAGATTTGGATATTGTGCATTATTTGGATATGTATATACATTCGGGTGGAATAGATAAATGAGGTGGAATATCTACATGGATAATAAATAAAGGTAAACAAAAACTAACGATACACGTCAGCATTTTCTGTTAGGAACATAACGTAGATTCCATAAAACATGTTTTTGACAAGTTTAAGGTCATAAAGAATGCGTTTTTTGTTTGGACTCCAATAAAATTATTTGGTACAAATTGAGATACTTTCTAAACAATTAGCCCTTTGTAAAATCACCTTGTGTAATGATAATTAATAAAGGACATACTTAGACATTCAATCTTCGTTTTGTTTTAGCAACAAATTATAATCATACACTTTTTGTCACTTAATAAGAAAAAGTTCACTTTTCTAATGTCCTTTTTTCACACGTTTAAAAATTATGGAAAAATTTACAAACttgttcaaaattaaaacaaaatgtttACTTATACATGCGAGAAAAAATTTTCACATACGAGTAATTCGGGACTTGGACAAAATCTTGTGTTAAACAGATTCAAGCGAAAGTTGGAAGTCTTGTGAAACTACATCGACTGATGCTCTCATCCGATAGAAGGTGATAGAAATTggcttta includes the following:
- the LOC122586684 gene encoding alpha-1,3-arabinosyltransferase XAT3-like, whose protein sequence is METKLICKTWKRRSDTCEMKGDIRIHGNSSTIFVSTKNVTNALVTIKPYARKGDASAMEHITNFTIKSVKEQTEAMPKCTEKHDVPAIVFSVGGYSGNNFHAFSDIIIPLYATSRKFNGEVKFLTTNRNSRWTSKFQNILDKLSRYEIIDIDVENKVHCFPSMIVGLIKDDRKELNTDAMKNFSNFLRSTYSLDRSKAIKLTSGTTKMPRLLIVSRKRSRSFTNVKDMVGVARDIGFEVIVTEMNSNLTQTSKLVNSCDVMIGVHGAGLTNMVFLPENGVFIQVVPLGKMEWMANTFYGEPSKGMGLKYLEYKINEEESSLIKQYPSNHQVFMDPYSIQKKGWEAYRSIYMDKQNVKLDVSRFLETLFKALELLQ